In Lacrimispora indolis DSM 755, a genomic segment contains:
- a CDS encoding DUF2019 domain-containing protein has product MNSDIQKFADACVIKGKYEEIGDSKNGNKQYKVINSIYLLLKKEKRLNELLELLNHDDPYVRSWAAGYTLQISPVNAEKTLEELSNIKGRPVAFNSEMTLREWRKGNLKF; this is encoded by the coding sequence ATGAACTCTGATATTCAAAAATTTGCAGATGCCTGTGTTATTAAGGGCAAGTATGAAGAAATTGGTGATAGTAAAAATGGTAATAAACAATATAAAGTAATAAATTCAATTTATTTGCTACTAAAAAAAGAAAAACGCCTAAATGAACTATTGGAGTTACTTAACCACGATGATCCTTATGTTAGATCGTGGGCGGCTGGTTATACATTACAAATATCCCCAGTGAACGCTGAGAAAACTTTAGAAGAACTTTCAAATATTAAAGGAAGGCCTGTGGCATTTAATTCTGAGATGACTTTGCGTGAATGGAGAAAAGGCAATTTAAAGTTTTAA
- a CDS encoding penicillin-binding transpeptidase domain-containing protein: MRRRRRRFLFSTVCTLVILLAGLAGAALFFQIQGKFGASRKKPDALFLEYVECLTRSDYQAMYGMLDEQSHINIREEDFITRHKNIYEGIEASGITAQIKQVEEKDGEATVSYAMSLTSIAGEISFSNQVKFRKEKKKGYEMVWNDSVIFPELGRTDKVRVSTDKAQRGSVFDRNGLLLAGKGTASSVGLVPGKMSEDSEGDLETLGNLLGISADAIKKKLSAKWVKEDSFVPLKTIKKVDELNLNSMEPREDNVKNKEFQDELLTVPGVLITDTQVRYYPLGKSGAHLVGYVQNVTAEDLEKHPGEDYLSDSVIGRSGMEALFEKELKGTNGRTVSITDSGGTLKKTLAAKPRTEGKDITLTIDSNLQSEIYEAFKDDKSCTVAMNPYTGEVLALVSTPSYDDNDFILGMSEETWASLNDDERKPMFNRFRQRFAPGSSFKPITGAIGLSTGAIDPNEDYGNVGLSWRKDESWGNYYVTTLHDYSPVILENAFIYSDNIYFAKAALKIGYDDFMSGLDKLGFNQELPFDISVTKSQYSNTERIETEVQLADSGYGQGQMLVNPIHLASLYTMFANNGNVIKPYLQYKPEPAPEVWLPGACTPEIADRIRTALGEVISSQHGTGHGAYRNDVELAGKTGTAEIKASKEDKNGTELGWFAVFTTDPKLETPILLVSMAEDVKDRGGSGYVVRKDKAILDSYIPGGR, from the coding sequence ATGAGGCGCAGAAGAAGGAGATTTTTATTCAGCACTGTTTGCACACTCGTTATATTGCTGGCCGGCCTGGCAGGAGCGGCACTGTTCTTTCAAATACAGGGGAAATTCGGAGCGTCTAGGAAAAAGCCGGATGCGTTGTTTTTGGAATATGTGGAGTGTCTTACCAGGTCAGACTATCAGGCTATGTATGGGATGTTGGATGAACAGAGCCATATAAATATCAGGGAAGAGGATTTTATCACCAGACATAAAAATATCTACGAAGGAATCGAGGCCTCCGGAATAACCGCCCAGATTAAGCAGGTAGAAGAAAAAGACGGAGAGGCAACGGTCAGCTACGCCATGAGCCTTACCAGTATTGCAGGGGAAATCAGCTTCAGCAATCAGGTGAAATTCCGGAAGGAAAAGAAAAAAGGCTATGAGATGGTGTGGAACGACAGCGTGATCTTTCCCGAGCTGGGGCGCACCGATAAGGTGAGGGTATCAACGGACAAAGCACAGAGGGGAAGTGTTTTTGACCGGAACGGGCTGCTTCTTGCAGGGAAAGGCACCGCTTCTTCCGTGGGCCTGGTTCCCGGAAAAATGAGTGAGGATTCGGAAGGGGATTTAGAGACTCTTGGGAACCTACTTGGAATATCGGCGGATGCGATCAAAAAGAAATTGTCCGCCAAGTGGGTAAAAGAAGATTCGTTTGTACCGTTAAAGACCATTAAAAAGGTAGATGAACTGAATTTAAATTCCATGGAGCCCAGGGAGGACAATGTTAAAAATAAGGAATTCCAGGATGAGCTTCTGACTGTTCCGGGAGTCCTGATCACAGATACGCAAGTCCGCTATTACCCCTTGGGAAAGAGCGGTGCCCATCTGGTGGGATATGTCCAGAATGTGACGGCAGAGGATCTTGAAAAGCATCCGGGAGAGGATTATCTTTCTGACAGTGTTATCGGAAGGAGCGGAATGGAGGCATTGTTTGAGAAAGAGCTGAAAGGGACCAATGGACGGACGGTTTCCATTACTGATTCTGGCGGAACACTTAAGAAAACCCTGGCTGCAAAGCCGCGGACAGAAGGAAAGGATATTACCCTGACCATTGACAGCAACCTTCAGTCTGAAATTTATGAGGCATTTAAAGATGATAAGAGCTGTACGGTCGCCATGAATCCTTATACCGGCGAAGTACTGGCCCTTGTCAGCACGCCGTCCTACGATGACAATGATTTTATCCTGGGAATGTCCGAGGAAACATGGGCTTCTTTAAATGATGACGAGAGAAAACCCATGTTCAACCGGTTCCGTCAGAGATTTGCTCCGGGATCTTCTTTTAAGCCCATAACCGGTGCCATCGGACTTTCCACCGGGGCTATTGATCCCAATGAGGATTACGGAAACGTAGGGCTAAGCTGGAGAAAGGATGAAAGCTGGGGAAATTACTATGTTACCACCCTTCATGATTACAGCCCTGTCATCCTGGAAAACGCATTTATTTATTCGGATAACATTTATTTTGCAAAGGCTGCCTTAAAAATCGGCTATGATGATTTTATGTCAGGTTTGGATAAACTGGGATTTAATCAGGAGCTTCCTTTTGATATATCCGTAACAAAGTCTCAGTACTCCAATACAGAGCGGATCGAAACAGAGGTTCAGCTGGCTGACAGCGGATACGGACAGGGTCAGATGCTGGTCAATCCCATACACCTGGCATCCCTTTATACCATGTTTGCCAATAATGGAAACGTCATCAAGCCGTATCTGCAGTACAAGCCGGAACCAGCACCGGAAGTCTGGCTGCCGGGAGCATGTACTCCGGAAATTGCTGACAGGATCAGGACAGCTCTTGGTGAAGTCATCAGTTCCCAGCATGGAACCGGACATGGGGCATACCGGAATGATGTAGAGCTTGCAGGAAAGACGGGAACGGCTGAGATCAAGGCTTCAAAAGAGGATAAAAACGGTACGGAGCTTGGTTGGTTTGCTGTTTTTACGACAGATCCAAAGTTAGAGACTCCTATTCTTCTGGTCAGTATGGCAGAGGATGTAAAGGACCGGGGAGGAAGCGGGTATGTGGTGAGAAAGGATAAAGCTATATTGGATTCTTATATTCCGGGGGGACGGTAA
- a CDS encoding RHS repeat-associated core domain-containing protein, giving the protein MKEKEKEIIENHIVKNEWEEPDTKAAEDVSGGEQNEAKIRETLLSRAALPTEEEEFSDIKEYPESPFTYFETNQVNVQLNTGNVQYETTDFVLPGRDGFDVSIARRYDSGCANLVDMDPYVKKEKIYTGSRDNSFYTKTYGLGYGWSFVLPSIETVPYLKCSYLILSYDPPESFLMGFPAFDYILHLEDGRSLKISRSSDGIVDHSLKDVRIFTRSGMIHHPYAADITKAYDIIIEYKNGNKDYFKNLFGNDGDRDKLTPQKFTLVARQDKFGNVICYDLKDYGGMVIVDTWGRKISLEKTDYGFIWRLPESTAGKACELSYHIDQAQPLKLTAVTDPAGCRTEYNYYNPGDYKGIMSYASKKAVGNTTGNKERNYLLLKSVTYPNHASTQFTYGREISIVNDAGGKLTHFALTMKKDIADGIEYNRAEYRYRLESGASYEYGNGKYIEYAEVKHHQDILETHQFDREGQLIKKEVRHQETLISKSIYKYSNKLIVSAVDQVFDRNNESIFLEKKTSWKYSADQKANIIQLIEEYPDDPSCSQEINTSYGDYSIIIETARKKGSDQIRETNELHTELGNRVIKYHRIYENGVLKEKTGYDYKDSKNPYCVTSERRYFLAGSGNLEQSGDYAEIIYKYSSPSSTASRYTHNFISKEQTGIIDADGRPCDLIKEEFQYDNWGRLISKKDSRNQVSTIRYDGMGRVEAETLPPADGQQAVNETYYNDRLNFITETDANHQKRRIQYTPFGQIKQVCLAVSNEPTSGDVVLQDFRYNSWGELTETVTYDGNGTAANHVRKTERYTYDSFGRVLSHTIPQVGHEEKYEYNEVFTDPADGRKYYRELKKVIGDASAPDIVTECYKDQKGQVRKEILAGEKLFTYEYDNAGNNIRKIDVRNNVERWEYDYAGRAVKSIWMDSGQERITSIQYDALGNKRFHWDEAGKKTEYQYDKAGRLIQITAPFDHRSQIVKYNYDGAGNVIGEKKAQKDGWQETQYVYDARNRLTDTYQYLSPGSWIRTTCRYDAMNQVILRRTGDTPAGEGREVTKYAYDRFGNVMAMTDSRGCTEYFEYDKAGRLQKKTDRNKDQTIYQHDALERLTKETVQKRTPDGLVMSEREYFYGKNGKRIKEVSRESVGGKQTVFLETKYRYNNKGQLCRQEDPGNTGKDYTYDIYGNRQSFQLTRQGNASPDVSLYYTYDDLYRLKQVRKNSAAGVILAEYEYDEKGDRKTLRYPQSGMETIYKYNDGNRVITLENKRQGTIISAWEYGYDVDGNILSKINKAGSAPVTISYCYDRLGRLTEEDYSGWKRTLYTYDAYSNRMKMMVEGRTKDELVSVTSYEYGLNNRLEKETKKQGKITETYRYRYDDNGNETFRIWEKTAPTPDYPGNVKLSGNYQKGAATVYEWRQYDGFNQLYRINQDDKEITYQYRGDGLRHSAEVRKLTESQGKTNLYCWDGSDIVAEQTDGEKIKTYLRGINLIAREIDRVIYYYIFNEHGDVTQLWSQSGVCKASYEYDAFGIERSPDKEDENPFRYCGEYLDLESNTYYLRARSYRPETGRFSTEDSVRGIMRKLPNYMKVPDPLSLNLYTYTHNNPLYYQDPGGHFVISTTVLVAIGLAAVGAVVGGFVGNYIANKVNAASQDRWKYIAGGVVVGAAVGATVGYLAGPAVASATGVGGISVTSSGISTVAAGGQQVVEKTVNGVGKGFNTFSDAKKALGSAGDGKAWHHIVEQNQIIKSGFNATDIHNTKNLVSIESGFSGSIHSQISGHYSSIQQYTNGQTVRQWLSGQSYQQQFEYGLRQLDKYGTMISIDIGWIFTPFK; this is encoded by the coding sequence ATGAAAGAGAAAGAGAAAGAGATAATAGAAAATCACATTGTTAAAAATGAATGGGAAGAGCCTGATACAAAGGCTGCGGAGGATGTATCAGGCGGAGAACAGAATGAAGCAAAAATCCGGGAAACACTGCTTAGCCGGGCAGCGCTGCCTACGGAGGAGGAAGAATTTTCCGATATAAAAGAGTATCCGGAATCCCCATTTACCTACTTCGAAACAAATCAGGTAAATGTTCAGTTGAACACTGGCAATGTTCAATATGAGACAACAGACTTTGTACTGCCGGGCAGGGATGGCTTCGACGTATCCATTGCCAGACGCTATGATTCCGGCTGTGCCAATTTAGTGGATATGGATCCATATGTCAAAAAAGAAAAGATATATACAGGTTCCAGGGATAACAGTTTTTATACCAAGACTTATGGACTTGGATATGGCTGGTCCTTTGTCCTGCCTTCCATTGAGACGGTACCGTATCTTAAATGTTCTTACCTGATCCTATCTTATGATCCTCCGGAATCATTTTTAATGGGATTCCCCGCTTTTGATTATATTCTGCATCTGGAAGACGGCAGAAGTTTAAAAATAAGTCGGTCTTCAGATGGAATTGTAGATCATAGCCTAAAAGATGTCAGGATTTTTACCAGATCAGGCATGATTCACCACCCTTATGCAGCCGATATTACAAAAGCTTATGATATCATTATTGAATACAAAAATGGTAATAAAGATTATTTCAAAAATTTATTTGGAAATGATGGAGACCGGGATAAACTGACGCCCCAGAAGTTTACACTGGTTGCCCGGCAGGACAAGTTTGGAAATGTGATTTGTTACGATTTAAAGGATTACGGCGGTATGGTGATTGTGGACACCTGGGGTCGTAAAATCAGCCTGGAGAAGACCGATTATGGATTTATCTGGAGATTGCCGGAAAGTACAGCAGGAAAGGCATGTGAACTTTCCTACCATATCGATCAGGCGCAGCCGCTTAAGCTCACCGCAGTAACAGACCCCGCAGGCTGTAGGACTGAATATAACTACTATAATCCGGGAGATTACAAGGGCATTATGAGTTATGCCTCCAAGAAAGCTGTAGGAAATACTACCGGAAATAAGGAACGCAATTATCTGCTGTTAAAAAGTGTCACATATCCAAATCATGCATCCACACAGTTTACATATGGCAGAGAAATCAGCATTGTAAATGATGCCGGTGGAAAGCTTACCCATTTTGCATTGACGATGAAAAAGGATATTGCTGACGGAATCGAATACAACCGGGCAGAATACAGATACAGGCTTGAATCCGGAGCTTCCTATGAATATGGCAATGGTAAGTATATCGAATATGCAGAAGTAAAACATCATCAGGACATTTTGGAAACCCATCAGTTTGATCGGGAAGGGCAGCTAATAAAAAAGGAGGTCCGGCATCAGGAGACCCTTATTTCTAAAAGCATTTATAAATATAGCAATAAACTAATCGTATCAGCCGTTGACCAGGTATTTGACAGGAATAATGAATCAATATTTCTGGAAAAGAAAACCTCCTGGAAATATTCCGCAGATCAAAAAGCAAATATCATCCAGCTCATTGAAGAATATCCGGATGACCCTTCCTGCAGCCAGGAAATTAATACAAGCTATGGAGACTACAGCATCATTATTGAAACAGCGAGAAAAAAAGGCTCTGACCAGATCAGAGAAACAAATGAGCTTCATACGGAATTGGGAAATAGGGTAATAAAATATCATCGGATCTATGAAAATGGAGTCTTAAAAGAAAAAACAGGATATGATTATAAAGATTCGAAAAATCCCTACTGTGTGACCAGCGAAAGAAGGTATTTCCTGGCAGGCAGCGGGAATCTGGAGCAATCAGGTGATTATGCTGAAATAATTTATAAATACAGTTCTCCTTCCAGTACTGCCAGCAGATACACACATAACTTTATATCAAAAGAACAAACCGGTATCATAGATGCGGACGGAAGGCCCTGCGATCTAATCAAGGAAGAATTTCAATATGACAATTGGGGGCGGCTCATCTCCAAAAAGGATTCCAGGAATCAGGTCAGTACCATCCGCTATGACGGTATGGGGCGAGTTGAAGCAGAGACGTTGCCTCCGGCAGACGGCCAGCAGGCAGTAAATGAAACCTATTATAATGACCGTTTAAACTTTATCACGGAAACAGATGCGAACCACCAAAAGAGACGAATTCAATACACACCGTTTGGACAGATTAAACAGGTCTGCCTGGCCGTATCCAATGAACCAACTTCCGGTGATGTAGTACTGCAGGATTTTCGGTATAACTCATGGGGAGAGCTGACAGAAACAGTCACATATGATGGGAACGGCACAGCAGCGAATCATGTAAGAAAGACTGAGCGCTATACCTACGATTCATTTGGCCGGGTGTTATCCCATACGATTCCGCAAGTAGGCCATGAGGAGAAGTATGAATACAATGAGGTATTTACCGATCCGGCTGATGGCAGGAAGTACTATCGCGAACTGAAAAAAGTCATAGGGGATGCTTCCGCTCCAGATATCGTGACAGAATGTTATAAGGACCAGAAAGGCCAGGTTCGGAAGGAAATTTTAGCCGGGGAGAAGCTGTTTACCTACGAATATGACAATGCAGGAAACAATATTCGGAAAATTGATGTCAGGAACAATGTGGAACGCTGGGAATACGATTATGCAGGCCGGGCAGTAAAATCCATATGGATGGACTCCGGCCAGGAGAGAATTACCAGCATTCAATATGATGCGTTAGGCAATAAACGGTTTCATTGGGATGAAGCCGGAAAGAAAACTGAATACCAATACGATAAGGCCGGACGCCTGATTCAAATCACTGCACCGTTTGACCACCGCAGCCAGATTGTGAAATATAACTATGATGGAGCTGGAAATGTAATAGGGGAAAAGAAGGCACAAAAAGATGGGTGGCAGGAGACTCAGTATGTTTATGATGCCAGGAACCGGCTGACTGATACCTACCAGTACCTAAGTCCGGGCAGCTGGATCAGGACCACTTGCCGGTATGATGCGATGAATCAGGTCATTCTAAGGAGAACCGGGGATACCCCAGCCGGCGAAGGGCGGGAGGTAACAAAATATGCCTATGACCGCTTTGGAAATGTCATGGCAATGACAGATTCACGTGGCTGCACGGAATACTTCGAGTATGACAAAGCCGGAAGACTGCAGAAAAAAACGGACAGGAACAAGGACCAGACCATTTATCAGCATGATGCCCTGGAACGCCTGACAAAAGAAACCGTGCAAAAGAGAACTCCTGATGGACTGGTAATGAGCGAGCGGGAGTATTTCTATGGTAAGAACGGTAAGCGGATTAAAGAAGTCAGCCGGGAATCCGTGGGAGGAAAACAAACCGTCTTCCTGGAGACGAAGTACCGTTATAATAATAAAGGCCAGCTGTGCCGCCAGGAGGATCCGGGAAATACAGGGAAGGATTATACTTATGATATATATGGAAACCGCCAGTCCTTTCAACTGACCCGCCAAGGAAATGCAAGCCCGGATGTCAGTCTGTATTATACGTATGATGATTTATACCGTTTAAAGCAGGTAAGAAAAAACAGTGCTGCCGGGGTGATACTGGCAGAGTACGAATATGATGAAAAAGGCGACCGTAAAACCCTCCGCTATCCGCAGTCCGGTATGGAAACCATCTATAAATATAATGATGGCAACAGGGTAATAACACTGGAGAATAAACGGCAGGGAACCATAATTTCTGCATGGGAATACGGCTATGATGTGGATGGGAACATTCTAAGCAAGATTAACAAAGCCGGTTCTGCCCCAGTTACGATTTCCTATTGCTATGATCGGCTGGGCCGTCTGACAGAAGAAGATTATTCCGGCTGGAAGCGGACGCTTTATACCTATGACGCCTATTCCAACCGTATGAAAATGATGGTGGAAGGAAGAACAAAGGATGAGTTGGTCAGTGTTACCAGCTATGAATATGGTTTGAACAACCGATTGGAAAAGGAGACAAAAAAGCAGGGGAAAATAACCGAAACGTATCGGTACCGTTATGATGATAATGGGAATGAAACTTTCCGGATTTGGGAGAAAACAGCGCCAACGCCGGACTATCCGGGAAATGTTAAGTTGTCGGGGAACTATCAGAAGGGGGCTGCGACCGTTTATGAGTGGAGACAATATGATGGATTCAACCAACTGTACCGGATCAATCAGGATGACAAAGAGATCACATATCAGTACCGAGGAGATGGCCTGCGCCATAGTGCTGAGGTGCGGAAACTGACCGAAAGCCAGGGCAAAACGAATTTGTATTGCTGGGATGGAAGCGATATCGTAGCGGAACAGACTGACGGCGAAAAGATTAAAACCTATTTAAGAGGAATCAATTTGATTGCCAGAGAAATAGACCGTGTGATATACTACTATATATTTAATGAACATGGGGATGTAACCCAACTGTGGAGCCAAAGCGGAGTGTGTAAAGCCTCGTATGAGTATGATGCTTTTGGAATTGAGAGAAGCCCAGATAAGGAGGACGAGAATCCGTTCAGGTATTGTGGGGAGTATCTGGATTTAGAGTCGAATACTTATTACTTACGAGCAAGAAGTTATAGGCCAGAAACAGGACGTTTTTCGACGGAAGATAGTGTGCGCGGAATCATGAGAAAACTTCCTAACTACATGAAAGTTCCGGACCCATTGAGTTTAAACCTTTACACATATACCCATAATAATCCTCTTTATTATCAGGATCCGGGTGGACACTTTGTAATAAGTACTACTGTTCTTGTGGCTATTGGATTGGCAGCAGTGGGTGCAGTAGTTGGTGGTTTCGTTGGAAACTACATTGCTAATAAAGTTAACGCAGCAAGCCAAGACCGGTGGAAATATATTGCTGGCGGAGTAGTTGTCGGAGCGGCGGTTGGCGCTACAGTAGGATATTTAGCAGGACCGGCAGTAGCATCTGCCACAGGAGTAGGCGGTATATCAGTTACAAGTTCTGGCATTTCTACAGTAGCTGCGGGAGGTCAACAGGTAGTAGAAAAGACTGTAAATGGCGTGGGTAAAGGGTTTAATACCTTTAGTGATGCAAAAAAAGCCTTAGGCTCCGCAGGGGATGGCAAAGCATGGCATCATATTGTGGAACAAAACCAAATAATTAAATCTGGGTTTAATGCAACCGATATTCATAACACCAAGAATTTAGTATCAATTGAATCTGGATTTTCTGGAAGTATTCATAGTCAAATAAGTGGACATTACTCATCAATTCAACAATATACAAATGGACAAACCGTTAGACAATGGCTTTCAGGGCAAAGCTATCAACAGCAATTTGAGTACGGTTTGCGACAATTAGACAAATATGGAACTATGATATCGATAGATATAGGTTGGATATTTACACCATTTAAGTAA